In a single window of the Bradyrhizobium sp. ORS 285 genome:
- a CDS encoding TRAP transporter substrate-binding protein encodes MRRQLRDVFVAGLMAAALLGSHPAAASPRMVSLVFNSQPQNPQQIGSDEFRTKLQALAGKKLIIDERAGNSFGSEAAVLAATRTGAVDIAVVSGGIASAVVPELGVFDIPFLFRDTAHAKAVATGPVAATIGAKFADKGLVLLALGKQGFRNLTNSKRPVRTVDDVKGLKIRVIPNPVYQMTFKAMGAEVLPMDFPLVYAALKDGRLDGQENPVATIAANRFEEVQKYLTLTGHFFAPIAFVANRATFEQLDASERDALITAAQAAAEVTWQAQLDAEKLADLRKGGMDVIETFDRKTFVDAVKPLDPEFEKRFGKELLATIRSTP; translated from the coding sequence ATGCGCAGACAGCTTCGAGATGTTTTTGTTGCGGGACTGATGGCAGCGGCATTGCTCGGCTCGCATCCAGCGGCGGCATCGCCTCGCATGGTCTCGCTGGTGTTCAACTCGCAACCGCAGAACCCGCAGCAGATCGGGTCGGACGAGTTCCGGACGAAGCTTCAGGCGCTGGCGGGCAAGAAGCTGATCATCGATGAGCGCGCCGGCAATTCGTTCGGCAGCGAGGCGGCGGTCCTTGCGGCGACGCGAACGGGCGCAGTTGACATCGCGGTGGTTTCCGGCGGCATCGCCAGCGCGGTCGTTCCCGAGCTTGGTGTGTTCGACATTCCCTTCCTGTTTCGCGACACTGCCCACGCCAAGGCCGTCGCGACCGGCCCCGTCGCAGCTACGATCGGTGCGAAATTCGCCGACAAGGGACTGGTGCTGCTCGCCCTCGGTAAACAGGGCTTCCGCAACCTGACCAATTCGAAGCGCCCGGTGCGGACCGTCGACGACGTCAAGGGGCTTAAGATCCGCGTCATCCCCAATCCGGTCTATCAGATGACCTTCAAGGCGATGGGCGCCGAGGTTCTGCCGATGGACTTCCCATTGGTCTATGCCGCGCTCAAGGACGGGCGCCTCGACGGCCAGGAGAATCCGGTGGCGACCATCGCCGCCAACCGGTTCGAGGAAGTTCAGAAGTACCTCACTCTGACCGGCCATTTCTTCGCGCCGATCGCGTTCGTCGCCAATCGCGCGACGTTCGAGCAGCTCGACGCAAGCGAGCGCGACGCGCTGATCACGGCCGCCCAAGCCGCCGCAGAAGTGACGTGGCAGGCGCAGCTCGACGCCGAGAAGCTCGCCGACCTGCGCAAGGGCGGCATGGATGTGATCGAGACCTTCGATCGCAAGACCTTCGTCGATGCGGTCAAGCCGCTCGACCCCGAATTCGAGAAGCGCTTCGGCAAGGAGCTGCTCGCCACCATCAGGTCCACGCCGTGA
- a CDS encoding ABC transporter permease — MLERSPADRAEIVGAQPTRKVPFRGGGFAPSASRWAGWLALAGVLGIWQSVGSLALVNQLFLPTPWTILRALVRLAESGALWQHVSASFVRIVTGWALGTASGIVVGFAIGLWRVARSIGITFVSALFPIPKIAVLPLLILWLGIGEQPKIATIALGVFFSTTISVYSGVDAVPRNLIRMAQSFDVPFPTIVRKVIWPGALPSILAGFRITASVALMLVVSAEMIGAETGIGTFVLQAGNLMQTDQLMAGILILSLFGLAVGKLISLLEARLLHWR, encoded by the coding sequence ATGCTTGAGCGCTCTCCGGCAGACCGGGCCGAGATCGTCGGCGCGCAACCGACCCGCAAGGTCCCGTTCCGAGGCGGCGGCTTCGCGCCGTCCGCGAGCCGCTGGGCGGGTTGGCTGGCGCTCGCCGGGGTGCTTGGCATCTGGCAGTCGGTCGGCAGTCTCGCTCTGGTCAATCAATTGTTCCTGCCGACGCCGTGGACGATCCTGCGCGCGCTGGTCCGTCTCGCCGAGAGTGGCGCCCTGTGGCAGCACGTGTCGGCGTCGTTCGTGCGCATCGTAACCGGGTGGGCGCTCGGCACGGCCTCCGGCATCGTCGTGGGCTTTGCCATCGGCCTGTGGCGGGTCGCCCGCAGCATCGGCATCACCTTCGTGTCGGCGCTGTTCCCGATCCCGAAGATCGCCGTGCTGCCGCTCTTGATCTTGTGGCTCGGAATCGGCGAGCAGCCGAAGATCGCGACGATTGCGCTCGGCGTGTTCTTCTCGACTACGATCTCGGTCTATAGCGGCGTCGATGCGGTGCCGCGCAATCTGATCCGGATGGCCCAGAGCTTCGACGTGCCGTTTCCAACCATCGTGCGCAAGGTGATCTGGCCCGGCGCGCTGCCGTCGATCCTGGCGGGCTTTCGCATCACCGCATCCGTGGCGCTGATGCTGGTGGTCTCGGCGGAGATGATCGGCGCCGAGACCGGCATCGGCACCTTCGTGCTGCAGGCCGGCAATCTGATGCAGACCGATCAGCTGATGGCGGGCATCCTGATTCTGTCGCTGTTCGGCCTCGCCGTCGGCAAGCTGATCAGCCTGCTGGAAGCACGGCTGCTGCACTGGCGCTAG
- a CDS encoding ABC transporter substrate-binding protein, whose translation MFRYLGFVLGLLLSLVSISTALADDAKLRIGVLRLSSSAPVFIALDKGYFRDAGLDVELKFFDAAQPIAVATATGDVDVGVTAFTAGLYNLAGKGALKIVAGMSRDRPGYPLIGYFASNKAYEAGLKAPKDIAGKRVAMTQVGSSFHYSVGLLAEKYGFKLSDVKIVPLQSMSNMAAAIKGETVDAALMPVSVARKLMEEGAVKHLGWVGDETPWQVSGVFAGPKTLANAALVGKLLASLQRAEREYHDVVLSTVKDGNAAIDEKTKPLLEIIGKYTNLPVEQVVGNCAYIDPAGKLDVKNIDSQIKWLQGQGFADQGYDAAAIIAKEFVKPD comes from the coding sequence ATGTTCCGATACCTCGGCTTCGTCCTGGGGCTGCTCTTGAGCCTCGTGTCGATCAGCACCGCGCTGGCCGACGACGCGAAGCTCCGGATCGGTGTGCTCCGCCTGTCGTCGTCAGCGCCCGTGTTCATCGCGCTGGACAAAGGCTACTTCCGCGACGCCGGGCTTGATGTCGAGCTGAAGTTCTTCGATGCAGCGCAACCGATCGCCGTGGCGACGGCCACCGGCGATGTCGATGTCGGGGTGACCGCGTTCACCGCAGGTCTCTACAATCTCGCCGGCAAAGGCGCTCTCAAGATCGTTGCCGGCATGAGCCGCGACCGGCCCGGCTATCCGCTGATCGGCTACTTCGCCAGCAACAAGGCTTACGAAGCCGGGCTCAAGGCGCCGAAGGACATCGCCGGCAAGCGCGTGGCGATGACGCAGGTCGGGTCGAGCTTCCACTACTCGGTGGGACTGCTCGCCGAGAAGTACGGTTTCAAGCTGTCCGACGTGAAGATCGTGCCGCTGCAGTCGATGTCCAACATGGCCGCCGCCATCAAGGGCGAGACGGTGGATGCCGCACTGATGCCGGTGTCCGTCGCGCGCAAGCTGATGGAAGAGGGCGCGGTGAAGCATCTCGGCTGGGTCGGCGACGAGACGCCGTGGCAGGTCAGCGGCGTGTTCGCCGGACCGAAGACCCTGGCCAATGCGGCGCTCGTCGGCAAACTGCTGGCCTCGCTGCAGCGAGCCGAGCGTGAGTATCATGATGTCGTGCTGTCCACCGTGAAGGATGGCAATGCCGCGATCGACGAGAAGACCAAGCCGCTGCTCGAAATCATCGGCAAATACACCAACCTCCCGGTCGAGCAGGTAGTCGGCAATTGCGCCTATATCGATCCCGCCGGCAAGCTGGACGTGAAGAACATCGATAGCCAGATCAAATGGCTGCAAGGGCAGGGGTTCGCTGATCAGGGCTACGATGCAGCCGCGATCATCGCGAAGGAGTTCGTCAAGCCGGACTGA
- the gtdA gene encoding gentisate 1,2-dioxygenase — protein MAAVSTPEREAFYKKIDGENMTALWTVMSDLITPEPKSACRPHLWQFAAIRDYMIEAGRLITAKEAERRVLILENPGLRGQSKVTTSLYAGVQMVIPGDIAPAHRHSQSALRFVLEGKGAFTTVDGERTLMEPGDFIITPSMTWHDHGNETSEPMFWLDGLDIPLVQFLDASFAQGSQEDQQKVARPIGDSFARYGHNLLPVDAKRKSRTSPIFNYPYSYTREALENAKRSEEWDACHGLKLKFSNPETGDFAMPTIGTFIQLLPKGFKTARYRSTDATVFTAIEGRGRSRIGDQTFEWGPRDLFVVPSWQWVSHEADEDAVLFSFSDRPVQEKLDLFREDRGNA, from the coding sequence ATGGCCGCAGTTTCGACCCCGGAACGCGAGGCGTTCTACAAGAAGATCGACGGCGAGAACATGACGGCGCTGTGGACGGTGATGAGTGATCTCATCACGCCCGAGCCGAAGAGCGCGTGCCGTCCCCATCTCTGGCAGTTCGCGGCGATCCGCGACTACATGATCGAGGCCGGGCGGTTGATCACGGCCAAGGAAGCCGAACGTCGGGTGCTGATCCTTGAAAATCCGGGGCTGCGCGGCCAGTCCAAGGTCACGACCTCGCTCTATGCCGGCGTTCAGATGGTCATCCCCGGCGACATCGCGCCGGCCCACCGCCACAGCCAGTCGGCACTGCGCTTCGTGCTGGAGGGCAAGGGTGCATTCACCACGGTCGACGGAGAACGGACCCTGATGGAGCCCGGCGACTTCATCATCACGCCGTCAATGACGTGGCATGATCACGGCAACGAAACCTCGGAGCCGATGTTCTGGCTCGACGGCCTCGACATTCCCCTGGTGCAGTTCCTCGATGCGTCCTTCGCGCAAGGATCGCAGGAGGATCAGCAGAAGGTCGCGCGTCCCATCGGCGACAGTTTTGCCCGCTACGGGCACAATCTGCTGCCGGTCGATGCCAAGCGCAAATCGCGCACGTCTCCGATCTTCAACTATCCCTATTCCTACACACGCGAGGCATTGGAGAACGCCAAGCGTAGCGAGGAATGGGATGCGTGCCATGGGCTGAAGCTGAAATTCTCCAATCCGGAGACCGGCGACTTCGCGATGCCGACCATCGGCACCTTCATCCAGCTGCTCCCGAAGGGCTTCAAGACGGCACGCTATCGCTCCACCGATGCGACGGTCTTCACCGCGATCGAAGGCAGGGGGCGCAGCCGCATCGGCGATCAGACGTTCGAGTGGGGACCGCGCGATCTGTTCGTGGTGCCGAGCTGGCAATGGGTCAGCCATGAGGCGGATGAGGATGCCGTGCTGTTCTCGTTCTCCGATCGTCCCGTGCAGGAGAAGCTGGACCTGTTCCGTGAGGATCGCGGCAACGCGTGA
- a CDS encoding alpha/beta family hydrolase — MTVPQLRSLQLAVEGADAVSALLLAPPQARACFVFAHGAGAGMTHAFMAQAADGLAAHGIATLRFQFPYMEKGSKRPDPPALAQAAVRAAAAEAARLCPGLPLIAGGKSFGARMSSQAQSVQPLPKVVGLAFLGFPLHPAGKPSIARADHLGGVEIPMLFLQGTRDKLAELPLLEPVVNGLGPMATLHLIDQADHAFHVPARSVRNDRDVMVELTQAFATWLEGLGVRSV; from the coding sequence ATGACCGTTCCGCAGTTGCGTTCACTCCAACTTGCCGTGGAGGGCGCCGACGCGGTGTCCGCGCTGCTGCTCGCTCCGCCGCAGGCCCGCGCCTGCTTCGTGTTCGCCCATGGCGCCGGGGCCGGCATGACCCATGCGTTCATGGCGCAGGCAGCCGATGGCCTCGCCGCGCACGGCATCGCCACGTTGCGCTTTCAGTTCCCCTACATGGAGAAGGGCAGCAAGCGTCCCGACCCGCCGGCGCTGGCCCAGGCCGCCGTACGCGCGGCAGCTGCCGAGGCGGCGCGGCTCTGCCCGGGTCTGCCGCTGATTGCCGGCGGCAAATCCTTCGGCGCGCGGATGTCCTCGCAGGCGCAATCGGTCCAGCCGCTGCCGAAGGTCGTGGGTCTCGCCTTCCTCGGCTTCCCGCTCCACCCCGCCGGCAAACCGTCCATCGCCCGCGCCGATCACCTCGGCGGCGTCGAAATTCCGATGCTGTTTCTGCAGGGCACGCGCGACAAGCTAGCGGAGCTGCCGCTGCTCGAACCTGTCGTAAATGGCCTGGGGCCGATGGCGACCTTGCATCTGATCGACCAAGCCGATCACGCTTTCCACGTGCCGGCGCGCTCCGTGCGGAATGACCGGGATGTGATGGTCGAGCTGACACAGGCGTTCGCGACTTGGCTCGAGGGGCTCGGGGTTCGCAGCGTCTGA
- a CDS encoding NAD(P)H-binding protein — protein MANRTVIIAGATGLVGRELLRGLLADPSVDHVHVLGRRSPPVVSPKLTAHVVDFAALPSLPAADELYLALGTTIKVAGSQAAFRAVDHDANLAVAKAALASGVKRVGLVSAMGADAKSRIFYSRVKGELENDLAALPFAGLVIARPSLLVGPREELGQPARPGEEWGNRLNQLIGFLIPPNYKPIPAADVAQALVSTVPAAVGTQVLLSGAMRR, from the coding sequence ATGGCGAACCGCACCGTGATCATTGCCGGGGCCACCGGCCTCGTCGGCCGTGAGCTTTTGCGCGGCCTACTCGCCGATCCCTCAGTGGACCATGTCCACGTCTTAGGCCGCCGCTCGCCGCCTGTGGTTTCACCGAAGCTGACAGCCCATGTCGTCGACTTCGCCGCGCTGCCCTCTTTACCTGCTGCTGATGAGCTCTATCTGGCGCTCGGCACGACCATCAAGGTCGCCGGCAGCCAGGCCGCCTTTCGGGCCGTCGATCACGACGCCAACCTCGCCGTCGCCAAGGCCGCGCTCGCGAGCGGCGTCAAACGCGTCGGGCTGGTCAGCGCCATGGGCGCCGACGCCAAGTCGCGCATCTTCTACAGCCGCGTGAAGGGCGAACTGGAAAACGATCTGGCCGCGCTGCCGTTCGCCGGACTCGTGATCGCGCGGCCATCGCTGCTGGTCGGCCCGCGAGAGGAACTTGGACAGCCGGCCAGGCCGGGCGAGGAATGGGGCAACAGGCTCAACCAACTAATCGGCTTTCTCATTCCGCCGAACTACAAGCCTATCCCCGCCGCCGACGTTGCGCAGGCGCTGGTGTCCACCGTTCCTGCCGCTGTCGGTACTCAGGTTCTTCTATCTGGCGCGATGCGTCGATAA
- a CDS encoding ABC transporter ATP-binding protein yields MDLIADAISHRFDALEVLQDVSFTVGAGEVVAIVGPSGCGKSTLLSILGGLLQPTQGEAQLRGAAPPGSLNPLTFVFQDFALLPWASVEDNVAFPLLHTSLSASQSAAAVDDALRRTGLVDFRHVYPRQLSGGMRQRVGIARALAVRPAILLMDEPLSALDSQTRELLMEDFVDLLADGAMGAVYVTHNLEEAVRLADRIVVLSRRPGRIRKVVSVPATRQSRGEAVTRAQLLELQNELWALIRTEAIDAEREVQNA; encoded by the coding sequence ATGGACCTGATCGCCGACGCCATCAGTCATCGCTTCGATGCGCTCGAAGTGCTTCAAGACGTCTCCTTCACGGTTGGAGCCGGTGAAGTCGTCGCCATCGTAGGTCCTTCCGGTTGCGGCAAGAGCACGCTGCTCTCGATCCTCGGTGGCCTGTTGCAGCCCACGCAAGGGGAGGCGCAACTGCGCGGCGCCGCGCCGCCCGGCAGCCTCAACCCGCTGACCTTCGTATTCCAGGATTTCGCTCTGCTGCCCTGGGCCAGCGTGGAAGACAATGTCGCTTTCCCGCTGCTGCATACGTCGCTCTCGGCATCGCAGAGCGCTGCCGCCGTCGACGATGCCTTGCGGCGCACCGGGCTCGTCGACTTTCGCCATGTCTACCCCAGGCAGTTGTCGGGTGGCATGCGCCAGCGCGTCGGCATCGCCAGGGCGCTCGCGGTGCGCCCGGCGATCCTGCTGATGGACGAGCCGTTGTCGGCTTTGGATTCGCAGACACGCGAGCTCCTGATGGAGGACTTCGTCGATCTCCTGGCCGACGGAGCCATGGGCGCGGTTTACGTGACCCATAACCTCGAGGAGGCTGTGCGGCTCGCCGATCGTATCGTCGTGCTGTCACGACGCCCTGGCCGCATCCGCAAGGTGGTGAGCGTGCCGGCGACGCGGCAGAGCCGCGGTGAGGCCGTGACGCGCGCGCAATTGCTCGAGCTGCAGAACGAATTGTGGGCGCTGATCCGGACCGAGGCGATCGACGCCGAGCGCGAGGTTCAGAATGCTTGA
- a CDS encoding methyl-accepting chemotaxis protein, which translates to MSWIGVRPRIFGGFALILSFLVLLGGFAMSQVGRIGGTVDDLVASAAGDAGMSQVRAALLTANGAVEKFIRTWSVGDKDAAGKAIDAVGGLADEVEKQSGKLKVIADGVGSVRSALAAYRSSFGAAAEAVDRLRVATNKTEALGAVAGVNVGGIQVALANRAGREPLLNPLRLASTVDAARVAVMRYTNSQSANDAEDARLTFVYVKLALADSEAELAGVEEAKLKGLIAALKEAVTADAAALEDVIKVTADLRAKQAELVKASAAIDEQVGRINQQLGTARAEQGAKTGVAVAETRQTVIVTAASAVVLGAILAWLIGASVSSPIRNMTDRMQSLAAGELEQPIPGGERRDEIGRMARAVEIFRDNALAVRRMEREAASQREATEAERARMMADLAGRFEQGMQGVITGVGGRATDMGQSARDLAKIAERGRGLAEAVANRAEQASVNVQTVASATQELAASIREISGQVQRSVSVSTRATHETQRTSELINGLSSAAERIGTIVQLIQAIASQTNLLALNATIEAARAGEAGRGFAIVASEVKNLASQTAQATEQISSQIATIQGATEETVGAIAQFGNTVREIAEISNAIAAAVEQQGAATSEIARNVEQAASGTAAVTQEIGDVRTVAGQTDAGAEAALTAAAALQQQAESLRSNVADFLQTIRTAA; encoded by the coding sequence ATGTCGTGGATCGGCGTCCGCCCGCGGATCTTCGGCGGCTTTGCGCTGATCCTGAGCTTTCTCGTGCTGCTCGGCGGCTTCGCCATGAGCCAGGTCGGCCGCATCGGCGGCACCGTCGATGATCTCGTCGCCAGCGCCGCAGGCGATGCCGGCATGTCGCAGGTGCGCGCGGCGCTGCTCACGGCCAATGGCGCGGTGGAGAAGTTCATCCGCACCTGGAGCGTGGGTGACAAGGATGCGGCGGGCAAGGCGATCGATGCCGTCGGCGGACTTGCTGACGAGGTCGAGAAGCAGTCGGGCAAGCTGAAGGTGATCGCCGACGGTGTCGGCTCGGTGAGGAGCGCGCTCGCCGCCTATCGTTCATCGTTTGGCGCCGCTGCCGAGGCGGTCGACCGCCTGCGCGTCGCAACAAATAAGACCGAGGCGCTTGGCGCCGTCGCGGGCGTCAATGTCGGCGGCATCCAAGTCGCCCTCGCCAACCGCGCGGGCCGCGAGCCGCTGCTGAATCCATTGCGTCTCGCCAGCACCGTGGATGCGGCGCGCGTGGCGGTCATGCGCTACACCAACTCACAATCTGCCAACGATGCCGAGGACGCGCGGCTCACCTTCGTCTATGTGAAGCTTGCGCTCGCCGATTCCGAAGCTGAACTGGCCGGCGTCGAGGAAGCCAAGCTGAAGGGCCTGATTGCTGCCCTCAAGGAGGCGGTGACTGCCGATGCAGCGGCGCTTGAGGACGTCATCAAGGTCACGGCTGATTTGCGCGCCAAACAGGCCGAGCTCGTCAAGGCGAGCGCGGCGATCGACGAGCAGGTAGGGCGCATCAATCAACAGCTCGGCACGGCTCGCGCAGAACAGGGCGCGAAGACCGGCGTGGCCGTTGCCGAAACGCGCCAGACCGTGATCGTCACGGCCGCCAGCGCCGTCGTGCTCGGTGCCATCCTGGCCTGGCTGATCGGCGCCAGCGTGTCGTCGCCGATCCGCAACATGACCGATCGAATGCAGTCGCTGGCGGCCGGCGAGTTGGAGCAGCCGATTCCCGGCGGCGAGCGTCGTGACGAGATCGGACGGATGGCGCGCGCGGTGGAGATCTTCCGCGACAACGCGCTGGCCGTTCGCCGCATGGAGCGGGAGGCCGCTTCGCAGCGCGAGGCGACGGAGGCCGAGCGCGCCCGCATGATGGCCGATCTCGCCGGCCGGTTCGAACAGGGCATGCAGGGCGTGATCACCGGCGTCGGCGGGCGCGCGACTGACATGGGCCAGAGCGCCAGGGACCTGGCGAAGATCGCCGAGCGTGGCCGCGGGCTCGCGGAAGCCGTCGCCAATCGGGCCGAGCAGGCGTCCGTGAATGTGCAGACCGTGGCGTCGGCAACGCAGGAGCTCGCGGCTTCGATCCGTGAGATCTCCGGCCAGGTACAGCGCTCGGTCAGCGTCTCCACACGCGCGACGCATGAGACGCAGCGCACGTCGGAACTGATCAATGGCCTGTCCAGCGCCGCGGAGCGGATCGGCACGATCGTGCAGCTCATCCAGGCGATCGCAAGCCAGACCAACCTGCTCGCGCTCAACGCGACCATCGAGGCCGCGCGCGCCGGCGAAGCGGGCCGGGGCTTTGCGATCGTTGCGAGCGAGGTGAAGAATCTCGCCTCGCAGACGGCGCAGGCGACCGAGCAGATCTCGAGCCAGATCGCGACCATTCAGGGCGCGACCGAGGAGACGGTCGGCGCGATCGCGCAGTTTGGGAATACCGTTCGCGAGATCGCGGAGATCTCCAACGCGATCGCCGCGGCGGTCGAGCAGCAGGGGGCCGCGACCAGCGAGATTGCCCGCAATGTCGAGCAGGCGGCGAGCGGCACCGCGGCGGTCACGCAGGAAATCGGCGACGTGCGTACCGTGGCCGGACAAACCGATGCGGGCGCCGAAGCCGCGCTGACGGCTGCCGCGGCGCTGCAGCAGCAGGCGGAGTCGCTGCGCAGCAACGTTGCGGACTTCCTGCAGACGATCCGGACCGCGGCCTGA
- a CDS encoding Tex family protein, translating into MSNFASIIAAELSVRDAQVQAAIDLLDGGATVPFIARYRKEATGMLDDTQLRTLEERLRYLREMDARRTAIIESIKSQGKMTPEIELALATADTKARLEDIYLPFKEKRRTKAQIAKEAGLEPLADMLIGDPMKNPEEEAKAFIKKDGDNPVKDVKAALDGARAILVERFAEHADLVGSLREEMWTRGAVKSTVRHGKKTEGAKFADYFDFSEPFTKLPSHRILAMLRGEKEEILQLDFGDGEPEDSKDPSLYENRIAVTFGISRQGRPADQFLSDSVRWAWRTRIKTSLALDVRMRLWQEAEKEAVRVFAANLRDLLLAAPAGGRATLGLDPGFRTGVKVAVIDRTGKFVDHATIYPHEPQRQWNESMLTLAQLCIKHRIELVAIGNGTASRETEKLVTDLMKLKPDLKLTKAIVSEAGASVYSASEFAAKEFPNLDVSIRGAVSIARRLQDPLGELVKVPPASIGVGQYQHDLNQYELARALDATVEDCVNAVGVDLNTASAPLLARVSGIGETLAQNIVAHRDANGPFPTRDKLKDVPRLGPKAFEQCAGFLRIRDGDNPLDASGVHPESYPVVKKILEATKSDINVLIGETKTLKALNPAKFADERFGVPTVTDIIKELEKPGRDPRPEFKTATFQEGVEKITDLKPGMILEATVTNVAAFGAFADIGVHQDGLIHISAMSEKRINDPREVVKPGQVVKVKVLDVDVPRQRISLTLRLSDPLPAKGEKRTSARPPAAARMTTREEKPSGGGAFAAALAKAQERRKGA; encoded by the coding sequence GTGTCGAATTTTGCCTCCATCATCGCTGCTGAGCTCTCCGTCAGGGACGCCCAGGTCCAGGCCGCGATCGACCTGCTCGACGGCGGCGCGACCGTTCCGTTCATCGCGCGCTACCGCAAGGAAGCGACGGGCATGCTCGATGATACGCAGCTGCGTACCTTGGAGGAGCGCCTGCGGTACCTGCGCGAGATGGATGCACGCCGCACCGCGATCATCGAGAGCATCAAGTCGCAGGGCAAGATGACGCCGGAGATCGAGCTGGCGCTGGCGACCGCCGACACCAAGGCGCGTCTGGAAGATATCTATTTGCCGTTCAAGGAAAAGCGCCGCACCAAGGCGCAGATCGCCAAGGAAGCCGGGCTCGAGCCGCTCGCCGACATGCTGATCGGCGATCCCATGAAGAACCCCGAGGAGGAGGCGAAGGCCTTCATCAAGAAGGACGGCGACAATCCGGTCAAGGACGTCAAGGCTGCGCTCGACGGTGCGCGCGCGATCCTGGTCGAGCGCTTCGCCGAGCACGCCGATCTCGTCGGCTCGCTGCGCGAGGAGATGTGGACCCGCGGCGCCGTCAAGTCGACGGTGCGCCACGGCAAGAAGACCGAAGGAGCCAAGTTCGCCGACTACTTCGATTTCTCCGAGCCGTTCACCAAGCTGCCCTCGCATCGCATTCTGGCCATGCTGCGCGGCGAGAAGGAAGAGATCCTGCAGCTCGATTTCGGCGACGGCGAGCCGGAGGATTCGAAGGATCCGTCGCTGTATGAGAACCGCATCGCGGTGACCTTCGGCATCTCGCGCCAGGGTCGTCCGGCAGATCAGTTCCTGTCCGACTCCGTGCGCTGGGCCTGGCGCACGCGCATCAAGACCTCGCTCGCGCTCGATGTCCGCATGCGGCTGTGGCAGGAGGCCGAGAAGGAGGCGGTTCGCGTGTTCGCCGCGAACCTGCGCGATCTCCTGCTCGCGGCGCCCGCCGGCGGACGCGCCACGCTGGGCCTCGATCCGGGCTTCCGCACCGGCGTGAAGGTCGCGGTCATCGACCGCACCGGCAAGTTCGTCGATCACGCCACGATCTATCCGCACGAGCCGCAGCGGCAGTGGAACGAGAGCATGCTGACCTTGGCGCAGCTCTGCATCAAGCACCGCATCGAGCTGGTCGCGATCGGCAACGGCACGGCGTCGCGCGAGACCGAGAAGCTGGTCACCGACCTGATGAAGCTGAAGCCGGACCTCAAGCTGACCAAGGCCATCGTGTCGGAGGCCGGCGCGTCGGTGTACTCGGCCTCGGAATTCGCCGCCAAGGAATTCCCCAATCTCGACGTCTCGATCCGCGGCGCGGTCTCGATCGCGCGCCGCCTGCAGGATCCGCTCGGCGAGCTGGTGAAAGTGCCGCCGGCCTCGATCGGCGTCGGCCAGTATCAGCATGATCTCAATCAGTATGAGCTGGCCCGTGCGCTCGATGCCACCGTCGAGGACTGCGTGAACGCGGTCGGCGTCGATCTCAACACCGCCTCCGCACCGCTGCTCGCGCGCGTGTCCGGCATCGGCGAGACCTTGGCACAGAACATCGTCGCGCATCGCGATGCCAACGGTCCGTTCCCGACGCGCGACAAGCTCAAGGACGTGCCGCGGCTGGGACCGAAGGCGTTCGAGCAGTGCGCGGGCTTCCTGCGCATCCGCGACGGTGACAATCCGCTCGATGCCTCCGGCGTGCATCCCGAATCCTATCCGGTCGTGAAGAAGATCCTCGAGGCGACCAAGAGCGACATCAACGTGCTGATCGGCGAGACCAAGACCTTGAAGGCGCTCAATCCGGCGAAATTCGCCGACGAGCGCTTTGGCGTGCCGACCGTCACCGACATCATCAAGGAGCTGGAGAAGCCGGGCCGCGATCCGCGACCGGAGTTCAAGACCGCGACCTTCCAGGAAGGCGTCGAGAAGATCACTGACCTCAAGCCCGGCATGATCCTCGAGGCGACCGTCACCAACGTCGCCGCGTTCGGCGCCTTCGCCGATATCGGCGTGCACCAGGACGGCCTGATCCACATCTCGGCGATGTCCGAGAAGCGCATCAACGATCCGCGCGAGGTGGTGAAGCCGGGCCAGGTCGTGAAGGTCAAGGTGCTCGACGTCGACGTGCCGCGCCAGCGCATCTCGCTGACCTTGCGGCTGTCCGATCCGCTGCCCGCCAAGGGCGAGAAGCGCACCAGCGCGCGGCCGCCGGCTGCGGCGCGCATGACCACGCGCGAGGAGAAGCCGTCGGGCGGCGGCGCCTTCGCCGCGGCGCTGGCGAAAGCCCAGGAGCGCCGCAAGGGCGCGTGA